Proteins from a genomic interval of Bombyx mori chromosome 8, ASM3026992v2:
- the LOC101746178 gene encoding COP9 signalosome complex subunit 7b: MNPMSMDRDEPSSLLSFSSNHPLEQFVLLAKGAKGSACAELIKQVLEAPGVHVFGELLEMPNIKELESGPYATHLKTLNLFAYGTYKDYIENKSDYLELTTVQCKKLQHLTIATLATQEKCIPYSVLLEELDIKNVRDLEDLIIEAIYADIIHGKLDQECKRVEVDVALGRDARLEDAASIADVLADWCNACEAVLNSVDQHIQRANHQKQKAIRHQQGIEQKILYIKKTLKTQAENDESASGANAEPHSAPKKNSSKSKTARNSAKFWQKST, from the exons atgaatCCGATGTCAATGGACCGAGATGAACCTTCCTCATTGTTATCATTTTCCTCCAATCACCCTCTAGAACAGTTTGTCCTTTTAGCAAAGGGAGCTAAAGGTTCTGCGTGCGCTGAACTCATCAAACAGGTTCTGGAGGCTCCAGGAGTGCATGTTTTCGGCGAGCTATTAGAGATGCCAAATATTAAAGAG CTGGAGAGTGGACCTTATGCAACTCATTTAAAAACTCTTAATTTGTTTGCCTATGGCACATATAAGGACTACATTGAGAACAAATCGGACTATTTAGAATTAACCACAGTCCAGTGCAAGAAATTACAGCATCTGACCATTGCAACACTTGCAACACAAGAGAAATGTATCCCTTACAGTGTGTTACTTGAGGAATtggatattaaaaatgttagagATTTAGAAGATCTTATCATTGAAGCTATTTATGCAG ACATAATTCACGGCAAGTTGGACCAGGAATGTAAACGTGTGGAAGTGGACGTGGCCCTTGGCAGAGATGCGCGGCTTGAAGATGCAGCTTCCATTGCTGATGTCCTGGCCGACTGGTGCAATGCTTGTGAAGCAGTACTCAATTCTGTAGATCAACACATACAGAGAGCTAATCATCAGAAACAGAAGGCTATCAGACATCAGCAGGGTATAGAACAGAAG atTTTATACATAAAGAAGACGTTGAAGACTCAAGCAGAGAATGATGAGTCAGCGTCAGGTGCCAATGCCGAGCCTCACTCAGCACCCAAAAAGAATTCGAGCAAAAGCAAGACTGCACGTAACTCTGCCAAATTCTGGCAGAAGAGCACATAA